The nucleotide sequence AGTATAACGGAAAATGTCAAACATATCGACCATACCTATTGATAATCGAATTGCTTTTACCTTTGCAGTTTGCTGAAGTTATGTGCAAAGCGACGCGCATGTCTGGAGGAAGCAAGAAACTTTTACCATTTCATGGAAGATTATGACAATGAGGAAGGTTGGCTAGTTGACAAACAACGCATCTGCAAGACGGGTATAACAGCTAAAGACTTGCGCGCGGTACTTTCGCTGCAGCAGAAGCACAAAGCTCTCGAGGATGAAATAAAGGTGCGAAAACCGAAATCGGCGCAAATGTCAGACGCTGCCAAGAAGTTGATTGGCGAAAAACATCCACGTTCGTTAGACATCAAAAGTCGTATTGAGTCTTTGGCAGAGCATTGGAAGGCTTTGGAAGAGTTGGTGGAGCTGCGTCGTCGCCAGCTTGAAGATGCTGCCGAGGCGTATCAATTCTACACTGATGCCAACGAAGCAGAATCGtggttaaatgaaaaaatggctTTGGTGAAGTCAAATGATTACGGCACCGATGAACCTTCAGCACAGGCGCTTCTACAGCGGCATCGCGATTTGCAGGGCGAATTGAATGCCTACTCTGGTGATATACTTAATTTGAACCAACAGGCCGACAAGCTAATTAAAGCCGGCATCTGTACACTTGAGGTATGTAGGTCGTTTCCTCTGGGAGATATCAGTactaaaattgttgattatttGGTTTGTTTGGGTTTAGCTTTCAGCTGCTGAGCCAGAAATGCCCGAAATTGAACAGGAAGAATGGGTTAACGAGACCCGCCTTGTGCCAAAAGAGGTGTGGGAGGATGAGTGGGTAGAGAAGCTGGAACATAAGAAAGTTACGGAAATGAAATTATTGCCACACGTCCGTTCAATGTTTCCATTCGAGGGTCAAGGCATGAAAATGGATAAGAGTGAGGTGATGCTGCTGAAGTCGAAAACCAACGACGATTGGTGGTGTGTACGTAAAGAAAATGGCTTGGAAGGCTTTGTTCCGGCCAATTATGTGCGTGAAATTGATCCTCGCCCGGTGGCGTGCATTGTGCCGAAAGCAGAAAAGGTCAAAACATTGCAGAAGGTGAAAAAGACTATCTTGGTGCGTCAAGTCGTACCAGTCAAGCGTATCAAACCAATTGCAGCGCCTCCAAAACCACTAATCAAGCGACGCGTTTCCTCGAACAGTATTAACGAGAATGCCGATAGTGTAGAGAAGCGGCAAAAACGTATAAACAGCACCTACGATGAATTACAGGATACCGCACAGAAACGTCATGCGCTACTCGAAGACTCTATACATCTTTTCGGGTTTTATCGGGAGTGTGACGATTTTGAGAAATGGATGAAAGAAAAAGAGCGCATAATTAATTCGGACGATGGTGAAGGTGTGGAGAATGCAAAACGAAAGTTCGAAAAATTCCTTACTGACTTATCGGCGGCCTCGAAGCGCATTGAGGAAATCGATGGTGCTGTTGATAACTTCCGCCGCCAAGGGCATTCCCAACTGGACAAAATAATTGCACGTCAACGACAGATACATCAAATCTGGCAACGCCTGAATAACGCAAAAGCGCAACGTGAAAAGAGTTTAGAAGGAGCATCAAGTGTGGATCTCTTCAATCGTACATGTGATGAGGCTAAGGTTTGGATGAACGAGAAGATGATCCAGCTGGATACGGCTGTAATTAGTCCAGATTTGAAGACGGTGCAAGCGTTGCAGCGACGACACCAGAATTTGGAACGTGAGCTAGCGCCTGTGGAGGAGAAAGTGAATCGTGTCAACTATCTGGGAAATTCGTAAGTTCTTTACATATACGAAACCCTCAGCCCTAAATCTAATCTAATTATATTTCCAGAGTAAAGAATGCATATCCTGCGGAACGAAATAATGTAACGGCGCGACAACAGGAGGTGTTGGATATGTGGAAGCAGGTCCATGGCAAAGGCAGTGAGTTGCGGGCGCGCATTGAGAGCGCAGTTggtcaacaaattttcaacaacagGTATTAGCCATTCTTActtgttttgattaatttttgttgtttaactCCTTTGTCGTTTAGTGCAAAAACGTTGCTCGCGTGGATCGATTCCGTAAAAGATCAGTTGAATGCCGATGAGTCAGCACGTGACGTTGAAACGGCCAACAACCTACTGAAGAAACACAACGATTTAGGCGACGATATCAAGGCTCATGACAATGAATTTGTTGAGGTCATTAATTTAGGAAAGCAACTGTCCGATGGAAAACCAAATATGGAAGAGACCGTAAAAATCATTGATCGTCTAAAGGCCGAACAAGATGCTATACACCGCGGTTGGGTGGAGAAACAGAAATGGTTACAACAATGCGTTGaactacaaatatttaatagagAAGCAGACAAAATCGATGCAACCACAAAAAGTCATGAAGCTTTTCTCGAATACAATAATTTGGGTGTAAGTTGACGGCTAAATGCACACGAAAATTCCTATAAATAGATTACCTTATTCAATTTCATTCTAGAATTCTCTCGATGAAGTGGAAGCTATACTGAAGAGACATCTTGATTTTGAGAAGAGCCTAATGGCTCAGGATAAAATTCTCAAAGGTTTTTCTGACAATGCCGACAAATTGATTGCCAACGACCACTACGATAAAAAATAGTAACTATACCAACTCTATACATAGAACAAATATTGgttaactttataaaaataatttttcgtgcaTTTTTCCAGCATCGATGATAGACGCAACCAAGTTTTGGGCAAGAGGAAAGCGGTGGAAGATCGTGCCTTTGAGCGCAGGCGTTCACTTCAAGCCTCGAAAGACTACCACAAATTCGCTGCTGAGGCTGACGACCTTGCCGTGTGGTTGAGCGACAAAACCAAGATCGCCGGCGATGAAAGTTATCGTGATCTTACCAACCTGCCACGTAAGCTGCAGAAGCACAAAGCTTTCGAGCGTGAATTAAGAGCAAATGAAGGTCAATTGCGCAACATAAATAAGGACGGAAAGGCACTGATAGCCGCAAATAATCGTGTGACTGCAGTGGAGAGTAGAATGGTCGATTTGAATCAAAAGTGGAAAGACTTATTATTGCTCTCAGAAGATAAGGGACGCAAGTTGGAGCAAGCCGTGTCACAGCGTGAACACAACCGTGCTATTGATGATGCTAAACAGAAAGTGGCCGAATTAGATGCTGCCTTGAAAAGTAGGGACGTTGGTAGCGATTTACGTAGCTGTAAGGATTTGATCAACAAACATCAGTTACTCGAGTCCGAGATAACGGTATGGGAGCATAAGATCGTCGAACTGGTTAGTACTGGAGACGAGATGGCCCATGAAGGTCATTTTAATGCAGTCCATATCAAAGACGAAACAAAGGATGTTCAAAATCGCTTTAAATTATTGCGCGGACCAGTACAGAAGCGTCGTGAAGAACTTGAAGAGAGCTTGAACTACCACAAATTCGTCTTTGAATTGGACGCCGAATTCCAGTGGATCAATGATCACATGCCAGCAGCTAAGTCTAAGGAATTAGGACAAAATCTGCACCAAGCACAGACTCTTTCgaagaaacataaaaaactcgaagCCGAAATTAAAGGGCATCAGCCCATGATCAACAAAGCTTTGCAATCAGGACAAAGGCTGATTGCACAAAGTCACCCTGAAAAAGAGAACGTAAAGGCATTGTGTGCAAAGTTAGAAGATGCCTGGGCAGACTTAGAGAGTAACTCAAGTGATCGCGGTAAGAAGCTGGAGATGTCACTGAAGGCGCAGCAGTACTTGTCCGACGCCGGGGAGATTGAATCATGGTTGGGTGAGAGAAGCAATGCACTGCGCTCCACTGAGTATGGGCGCGATCGCGATTCAGCCGCTAAATTGCTGACCAAACACAAGACAATCGAACTGGAGCTGGACACGTACTCTGGTATTGTTACCGAAATGGGGCACAATTGTGCCGCCATGGTAGCCGCCGGACATCCGGACAGTAAAATTCTTACTGCGAAACAACAACTTATCGACAAAATGTTAAAGTCACTGCATAAGTTAGCTTCACAACGCCAAATGCGTCTAATGGAGAGCCTCTATATGCACGAATACTTCTTGGAATCCGATGAGGTAGAGCAATGGATTAGGGAGCAAGAACAAGCAGCATCATCCGAGGACTATGGACAAGACTATGAACATCTTCAGCTGCTTCAAAACAAGTTTGACGACCTAAAACATCGTGTTGAAATAGGTTCTGATCGTGTGAACCAGTGTGAAGTATTGGCCAAGAAACTTATCGACACCGAGAGTCCATACGCTACAGATGTTGAGAAGCGCCAGGAACAACTAAGGTGAgtaaaaatttagtataatgcatatgtatgtgaataaataaattatccaACTATGCTTATATTTCGTTGTAGGGAATCTTGGGATAATCTGCTGAAATTACTAAATCAACGGGAGCAAAAGTTGCATGCTGCGGGTGAAATTCATCGTTTCCATCGCGATGTTGCCGAGGCACTTTTCCGTATTCAAGACAAAAATGCAGCACTCTCCTCGGAGCTGGGCAAAGACTTGAACTCAGCTTTGGCACTTTTACGAAAGCATGAAGGTTTCGAAAATGACCTCGTCGCTTTGGAAGCGCAACTACAGGTTTTGGTTGAAGATTCTGTTCGTCTTCAAGCaaaatatccctcgaacgctgCTGCCATAGCTCAACAACAAGACAAGGTTGTGGCAGCTTGGAATGATTTGAAAGAGCGCTCAGGAGCTCGCAGCGATCGATTAGCCGCTAGTTCGGATCTACAATCCTTCTTAACAGATGTGCGTGACATTATGTCTTGGTCGTCCAATCTACGTGCTGCTCTCCAGGCTGAAGAGCATGTCAGCGATGCTGCTGGTGCTACAGCGTTGAAGATTCAGCATGATGCTATATATGGTGAAATTGAGGCACGAGAAGATAAATTCCGTTACTTGAATGAATTGAGCGATTCTATGGTGCAAACTGGCCATTATGCTGCCGCAGAAGTAGAGGAAAAGTGCGCCGCTATGTTGGACGAACGTCAGAAGTTGCATGCGGCgtggaacaagaagaagataaTGTTGGAGCAGAAAATTGATTTGTTCTGTTTCTTACGCGATGCGAAGCAGATCGACAATCTTTCTAGTTCCCAACAGGCAGCGCTCAGCAGTTCCGATTTTGGTCAAACCGTCGAAGACGTTCAGAACCAGATAAAGAAGCACGATGAATTCGAACGTCTCATTCAGACGCAGGAAGAAAAAGTGGCCTTGTTGCAGGAGCATGGCCGCAAACTTATTGAGCAACGCCATTACGATAGCGCAAATATTCAAACCATCCTACAAGGTGTTTTAGCGCGCCGACAAAAAGTAAAAGACCTTTGCGCAGTACGTCGATACAAATTGGAAGACGCGCTCTTGTACGCCCAATTCGTACGTGATTGCGCCGAAGCTGAATCGTGGATAAATGAAAAGGAGAAGAAACTTGAAGCTGATGCAGCCAGTTACGCTGAAGTGTCCAATCTAGATGAGAAGATAAAGAAACTCCAAAAACACCAGGCCTTCCAAGCCGAAGTTGCTGCCAATCAAGGTCGAATACAAGAAATACAGGAAACTGGCATGATTCTTTTGACGAAACAACACGAATCTTCGCTGGAAATCAAACAAGCAGTGGAACGAGTCGTGGTCGCCTGGAAGAACCTACTCGAGGAGTTGGACAACCGGGGACGAGGTCTCGAAGAAGCTCAAGACATATTGGAGTTCAATAATCAGCTAGACAAGATTTCCGCCTGGATTCGGGACAAAGAAATGATGATTCAAGCTAGTGACACCGGTCGGGATTTGGAGCACTGCAATGCTCTGGAACGCAAATTGGATGATGTAGATTCAGATATGCGGGTCGATGATCAACGAGTGAAGCACATCAATAACTTAGCTGATAAGCTTATTAGTCAAGGTGAAGTACCAGCAGAAACTAAGCGTATTGATAAACGACGTCGCGACTTTAACAGCAAATGGCGTGACCTCCAAGGAGCACTAAGCGCCTATAGGGCTCTTCTTGGCGAAGCCAATGAAATTCACGTTTTCAACCGCGATGTCGACGATACAGCAGATCGTATTGCCGAAAAAGCACTGGCCATGAGTTCCGATGATACTGGTCGAGATTTAGCAGCCGTTGAAACTCTTATTCGTCGAGAGGATGCACTGGAGCGCGATATGTCGGCGGTGAAACAGAAGATCGGCGAGCACGAACTAGTTGCGCAGACTCTACTGAAGCGTTATCCCGATCGTGTCAAAGACATTGAGCAGAAAATTGACGAGCTGCGTACATCATGGCAAAATCTACAAGATTTATCAATTAAACGACGCGCTATTCTCAATGATGCTTATCTGGTGCATAAATTCGTATCTGACATAAAGGAGTTGGAGCTCTGGGTGAACGATAtgataaagaaaatgaaagccGCACAAGCGCCGATGACAATAAGCGATTGCGAGACGCAATTAGAGTTACACCAAGAACGCAAAGTGGAAATTGACGGACGCGATAAGGCATTTAATGACTTAAAGGCACATGGAGAAACACTCAGCGGTATGAAGAAACCAGCAAACGTCAAACAGTACTTGACGATACTTGAGGATTTACATAGCACATTGCACGAGGCATGGAATGAACGAGCCAGAGATTTGACCGAAGCACATCAACTGCATTTGTTCAAGGCTCAGGTGGAGCAAGTGGAAATCTGGTTGGCTAACAAAGAAGCCTTCCTAAACAATGATGACCTAGGTGATTCATATCCCGCCGTGGAACGTCTGATTAAAAAGCACGAcgcatttgaaaaattgttggacTCAGACAACGTAACGGAACTGCAGAAGTTCGCCAAAAGCATTTTGGAGGGTGAGCCGAAAGATGCAGATGTCATAACAGAGAAATTGAATTATGTGCTGCGACGAAAAGAGAAGCTAAACGGGTTGGCACGGGAACGTAAGCAAAAGCTGATACAATCACTACAACTGCACGAGTTTCTCCGTAGCTTATACGAAATCGATCGTTGGCTGGTGCAAAAGATGCAAGTTGCGCTAGACGAAAACTACCGCGAACCGAACAATTTGCAAAGCAAAATACAGAAGCACACCACATTCGACAGTGAATTGTTGACAAATGCATCGCGTGTTAACGACGTAATAAATGAAGGGGAACGCCTCATCAAGGACGAACACTTTGCGAAGGAGGAAATAGCCCAGCAGCTGAAGATGCTTGAAAGTGATTGGAACAAACTGAAAGCAGcatctaaagaaaaaaaagaaaaactcaatCAAGCGTACGAAGCGCAAGCATTCAATCGCAGCCTGGACGAGTTCAATAACTGGATGGACGAAGTTGAGTCGCATTTGTCGAGTGAAGATTACGGCAAAGATTTGGCCACAGTAAATCATTTAATTAAGAAACATGAGCGCCTTGAAGCCGATGTAGCCCACCATAACGACCTGGCTGATCAAATCAAACAAACCGATGAAAAATTCTTCCAAGCCGATCATTTCCTTAAAGAGGAAATTCACGAGCGCGCTATGGCAACAATCAAGCGCTATCGTACAATGCATGAACCCATTACTATACGCCGCGAAAATCTCGAAGATTCTTTGAGTCTTCAACAATTTCTTCGAGATGCTGAAGATGAACTGCAATGGTTAACCGAAAAGGAGGCAATAGCCAATTCTCAAGATTTGGGCAGTAGCCTAATAGCTGTGCAAGTACTTCAAAAGAAACATCAGGGACTTGAGGCTGAGATTATCTCTCAAGAACCACTAATTAAGGCGCTGATACAGCGTGGGCAACAGATGATACGCGACGACCATTTCGCTAGTGAACAGGTGCAATACAAATGCGACTTGCTACAAAAGAAACTAGTAAATCTTCGAGACGTCGCCAGTATACGCAGATTGCGACTTTTGGATGCGGTGGAGAGTCAAATGTTTTATGTGGAGGCGAACGAAGCAGAAGCATGGATACGCGAAAAACGACCAATACTTGCTTCCAGCGACTACGGTCGTGATGAGACCTCAGTGCAATCACATCAAAAGAAGCTCGAAGTTTTGCAACGTGAGCTGATCGCGTTTAAGAGTTCGATAGAGAAGGTCAACAAACTTGCCACCGGCCTTGTTGAACGTAATCACTTCGATAGTGATAATATCTCCACAAAGAATGATACAGTGACTAAACAATACGAAGAATTGTTGCGATTGGCTAAAGACCGTGAAGTGCGTTTAACCGAATGCAAGAAATTGTTCGAGTACTTGCGTGAGGTGGAAGATTTGCATGAATGGATTGGAGATCAGATGGCAGTCACCGCGTCCGAGGATTATGGAGAGGACGTTGAGCATgttgaacaattaattttggCGTTCGAGTCTTTCGTATCTAATCTAAATGCTAACGAAGG is from Anastrepha ludens isolate Willacy chromosome 4, idAnaLude1.1, whole genome shotgun sequence and encodes:
- the LOC128861185 gene encoding spectrin beta chain, non-erythrocytic 5 isoform X3; translated protein: MNQRDGITKFENERIKTLQEERLHIQKKTFTKWMNSFLIKAKMEVEDLFTDLADGIKLLKLLEIISSEKLGKPNNGRMRVHKIENVNKSLAFLHTKVRLESIGAEDIVDGNPRLILGLIWTIILRFQIQEIEIDVDEENESSEKRSAKDALLLWCQRKTHGYPGVNIQDFTSSWRSGLGFNALIHSHRPDLFEYSTIVNSKNSNIDNLNHAFDLAASELGIPSLLDAEDVDSARPDEKSILTYVASYYHTFARMKNEQKSGKRIANIVGQLMDADRKKIYYERLTTNLLSWIRLKTLELQQRDFPNSLEGIQRELLAFKEYRTIEKPPKYKERSEIEALYFTINTLLKALNQPPYNPQEGQLVNDIEKAWQLLEYAEHNREVALREELLRQEKLEQLNYKFEKKSVLREGYLKEMIQVLSDPRYLRQVDATLKKHEAISADILARVERFNDLTAMANELERENYHGKERVKKRETEVMDKWRKLLELLENQRLNLSQMSTLMNLLREIASTTEAVKELQTQFASEDVGPHLLGVEELLQAHSLQELQVNTFGETLKRFNRQAQPYRTSEQKDAALLVQRLAELEEAYAILLKLCAKRRACLEEARNFYHFMEDYDNEEGWLVDKQRICKTGITAKDLRAVLSLQQKHKALEDEIKVRKPKSAQMSDAAKKLIGEKHPRSLDIKSRIESLAEHWKALEELVELRRRQLEDAAEAYQFYTDANEAESWLNEKMALVKSNDYGTDEPSAQALLQRHRDLQGELNAYSGDILNLNQQADKLIKAGICTLELSAAEPEMPEIEQEEWVNETRLVPKEVWEDEWVEKLEHKKVTEMKLLPHVRSMFPFEGQGMKMDKSEVMLLKSKTNDDWWCVRKENGLEGFVPANYVREIDPRPVACIVPKAEKVKTLQKVKKTILVRQVVPVKRIKPIAAPPKPLIKRRVSSNSINENADSVEKRQKRINSTYDELQDTAQKRHALLEDSIHLFGFYRECDDFEKWMKEKERIINSDDGEGVENAKRKFEKFLTDLSAASKRIEEIDGAVDNFRRQGHSQLDKIIARQRQIHQIWQRLNNAKAQREKSLEGASSVDLFNRTCDEAKVWMNEKMIQLDTAVISPDLKTVQALQRRHQNLERELAPVEEKVNRVNYLGNSVKNAYPAERNNVTARQQEVLDMWKQVHGKGSELRARIESAVGQQIFNNSAKTLLAWIDSVKDQLNADESARDVETANNLLKKHNDLGDDIKAHDNEFVEVINLGKQLSDGKPNMEETVKIIDRLKAEQDAIHRGWVEKQKWLQQCVELQIFNREADKIDATTKSHEAFLEYNNLGNSLDEVEAILKRHLDFEKSLMAQDKILKGFSDNADKLIANDHYDKKYIDDRRNQVLGKRKAVEDRAFERRRSLQASKDYHKFAAEADDLAVWLSDKTKIAGDESYRDLTNLPRKLQKHKAFERELRANEGQLRNINKDGKALIAANNRVTAVESRMVDLNQKWKDLLLLSEDKGRKLEQAVSQREHNRAIDDAKQKVAELDAALKSRDVGSDLRSCKDLINKHQLLESEITVWEHKIVELVSTGDEMAHEGHFNAVHIKDETKDVQNRFKLLRGPVQKRREELEESLNYHKFVFELDAEFQWINDHMPAAKSKELGQNLHQAQTLSKKHKKLEAEIKGHQPMINKALQSGQRLIAQSHPEKENVKALCAKLEDAWADLESNSSDRGKKLEMSLKAQQYLSDAGEIESWLGERSNALRSTEYGRDRDSAAKLLTKHKTIELELDTYSGIVTEMGHNCAAMVAAGHPDSKILTAKQQLIDKMLKSLHKLASQRQMRLMESLYMHEYFLESDEVEQWIREQEQAASSEDYGQDYEHLQLLQNKFDDLKHRVEIGSDRVNQCEVLAKKLIDTESPYATDVEKRQEQLRESWDNLLKLLNQREQKLHAAGEIHRFHRDVAEALFRIQDKNAALSSELGKDLNSALALLRKHEGFENDLVALEAQLQVLVEDSVRLQAKYPSNAAAIAQQQDKVVAAWNDLKERSGARSDRLAASSDLQSFLTDVRDIMSWSSNLRAALQAEEHVSDAAGATALKIQHDAIYGEIEAREDKFRYLNELSDSMVQTGHYAAAEVEEKCAAMLDERQKLHAAWNKKKIMLEQKIDLFCFLRDAKQIDNLSSSQQAALSSSDFGQTVEDVQNQIKKHDEFERLIQTQEEKVALLQEHGRKLIEQRHYDSANIQTILQGVLARRQKVKDLCAVRRYKLEDALLYAQFVRDCAEAESWINEKEKKLEADAASYAEVSNLDEKIKKLQKHQAFQAEVAANQGRIQEIQETGMILLTKQHESSLEIKQAVERVVVAWKNLLEELDNRGRGLEEAQDILEFNNQLDKISAWIRDKEMMIQASDTGRDLEHCNALERKLDDVDSDMRVDDQRVKHINNLADKLISQGEVPAETKRIDKRRRDFNSKWRDLQGALSAYRALLGEANEIHVFNRDVDDTADRIAEKALAMSSDDTGRDLAAVETLIRREDALERDMSAVKQKIGEHELVAQTLLKRYPDRVKDIEQKIDELRTSWQNLQDLSIKRRAILNDAYLVHKFVSDIKELELWVNDMIKKMKAAQAPMTISDCETQLELHQERKVEIDGRDKAFNDLKAHGETLSGMKKPANVKQYLTILEDLHSTLHEAWNERARDLTEAHQLHLFKAQVEQVEIWLANKEAFLNNDDLGDSYPAVERLIKKHDAFEKLLDSDNVTELQKFAKSILEGEPKDADVITEKLNYVLRRKEKLNGLARERKQKLIQSLQLHEFLRSLYEIDRWLVQKMQVALDENYREPNNLQSKIQKHTTFDSELLTNASRVNDVINEGERLIKDEHFAKEEIAQQLKMLESDWNKLKAASKEKKEKLNQAYEAQAFNRSLDEFNNWMDEVESHLSSEDYGKDLATVNHLIKKHERLEADVAHHNDLADQIKQTDEKFFQADHFLKEEIHERAMATIKRYRTMHEPITIRRENLEDSLSLQQFLRDAEDELQWLTEKEAIANSQDLGSSLIAVQVLQKKHQGLEAEIISQEPLIKALIQRGQQMIRDDHFASEQVQYKCDLLQKKLVNLRDVASIRRLRLLDAVESQMFYVEANEAEAWIREKRPILASSDYGRDETSVQSHQKKLEVLQRELIAFKSSIEKVNKLATGLVERNHFDSDNISTKNDTVTKQYEELLRLAKDREVRLTECKKLFEYLREVEDLHEWIGDQMAVTASEDYGEDVEHVEQLILAFESFVSNLNANEGRVQACLEHGDELIKENNPYRNSIKTKRGETKQLWEELKDLVNARQDALAGAKQVHVYDRVADETISLINEKEASLISEDYGQDLESIQALSRKHSVFEGELVAIKEQVDTVLIEATKLGEIYPDAREHIEVKRDETVEAWTDLMEKTNARKEKLQQAEHLQSYFDEYRDLIAWINEMLAKITAPDLATTVAGAESLLASVKEHHAEIHARDETFANFTANGKKLINEKHFLAHEIEEKIQVLQQRHELLKNTLQQRKEIYELNLDTQIFLKDAEILENWIISREPLLKDAKLGDSIPQVEDLLRRHQDFEKTVAAQEEKFQAIKRITLLEQRFRKQVESEKLAKQKEKERLEKERLEMLKQKELQRLNDERRRAEKQLENRQNAAAQEKTPIFSTPMVTVNTNNAPQSPAVSVTSPLRSPFDEDQYSLQKSSSSGMFGDRLRRGSDTNVKRAESMKVQQKPPKRTPSFTTRRRAQSFRKNQKGEGFDLPPVEIQGMLERKHGLQSGGKKAPVRSWKQFHTVLCGQLLCFFKDENDFLQQKTANAPVNILGAKCERAEDYTKKKYVFRLKLPDGSEFLFEAPSLEIMNDWVRKISFHASLPPNLQLLSYDESMKQQSNSFPDIKIASSQIESPVSSRTSSPDSQRRAISRNDSINSGMSASSATPQMNFLQKQMQQQQLQQQQQRQTSPSSPTASYGFEQKPPIPPRGAPPPVPHRQSTENLVVLRNRNNSSNDLSEANYGGSSSRLQSSTLPAGISGFQNGSNDDNVVLKRNSEARQSENPPPLPTTMPPVGSTHSHHPQIQQRINALNAAAMQHPHHHHQQQQQQQQQQPELHSSQGNYMRTQQHLISRTPVASGRMDPSRKFIEVESSGIGSPPTVKAAKRTIHTTISTSSNSSGGSNSNTNVNNNNNNNGWGTSRFDGNRPVSLQPDSISFSRVSAESSSESEAQSISSASGVKGSKSKEERRSGMFRIFGRKGGDKEKEKEKRRSSQTPQ